A region of the Stieleria neptunia genome:
CCATCTGGCAGAACGATTTTCAATCGCCGCGGTCGAGCGGATGGATCAATCGATGCCGAAGCAGTCACTTGAGAACATGGTCAGTGCGGCCAAGTTGACGCCTGAGGACATCACCCGACAGTTGCAAGTCGCGAAAGCGAGCCAGTTGGCGATGGACCGGTTGGATTCGCCCGCGGCGAAAGAGGTGTTGGTCGATTTGATCAATGAACACAGCATCATCGCGATGAAACTGTGTCCGCTTGCCTGGGAGCCGAGTGTTTGGCTGGCCAACTACGGCCGTCACCAAACGAACGACCAGGAGCGACTGGATGACTTGCGTTGGGCCAGGACGCTTCATCCCGGCGATCCGAACCTTGCTTTCCTGACGGGCAAGCTGGCATTAGATCAAGCAGGGGTATCCGAGGCCGTCGAGCACTGGAACGAATCGCTGACCTATTCAACGAAGTACTTGCACGGCATCTTGAGCGTGGCGGAAACCGTGCTGAGCCATGATGAGATCATCGAGCGGCTGTTGCCCGCGGATCCGGTCGTCACCTTGGAAGCCACGCTGGCTTTTGATCGCAAGAATGATTCCGACGCTCGTGATCAGTGCGCCCGGCGGACGCTAGAGCTGTTGGCAACGCCTTCGGCGACCAAGCGACGGCTCGAAGAGGGAACGCTTCACGAGATGCAATCCCGGTGCTATGGAATACTGGGGAAGTCGGACGAAGCAATCCATTCGCTTCGCCTGGCTCTGAATCACGACCCGACCAAGGTGGTTTGGCGAATCCGATTGGCGCAGCGGTTGTTGGAATCACGGCAACTGGACGAGGCGATTCGAGAGGTTCGTATCGTGTTGACCTTGGACCCGAATGCGAGGGAAGCGTTGGAGTTGCAGAAACAGCTCTCTGTGCTACGTGCGTCGAGCAGTCCGTCAGGTTGATTCAGAAAATCCTCCGCTTTTCGATCGGCGGCGGCAGAGCCGCCGCCGATCGAAAGGCGGAGGGCGAGAATTTGGCTTTCCTTTCCTGGGGTGGCGGTCGCTCCGCTGCGCTCGCTCCCTGACCCCAGGCTATGTTGTGGATGCCCTTCGGGCAAACGCTGCGGAACGGTTTGCGCGACGAACTGAGGCGGAGCCGGGGAACGAGTTGCAATGGCAGAATGATTCGGGGCAGAATGATGGGGGCGCGTAGGCTGGCGCGAAGTGGAAGTGGGGTAAGCATCCTGCTTGCCATCCTCGCCGGCTCCACCGGCGAACATGCGAGGCGGAGCCTGGGAACGATCTGAAGAGTGTTGGTGTGCAGGCTTTAGAGACCGTCCAGCTTAGGGCTAGCGCGAAACGCGACAAATCTGAATGATCTGACCGAATGGGTGAGAGGTGGTCGGCGGAGGGGTGTACGACGTCCTTTCTAGGTCGTCGCGCAGAGCCCCACGGGCGACGGCCCGGAAGGGCCATCGTACATCAGAAAAGCGATCTCCCTAAGCTGGACGGTCTCGTTAGCCGCCCACTGTCGCTGCGTCGCAGCGACCGGGAATCGCCTAAAGGCTAAAACACCAACGGTTGCTGAATCCCTGGTTACTTGTGCCCGTGCCGTTCGTCCTTGAACGCTTTTCCGCTCGACCGATGCAACTCGGAAACTTAATTTTGACACACCACTAGGACGTTAGGTGTTGGTTGATCAAACGAATCAATGCGTCGGGTGATTCGATTGACCCGGCGGTTGTCGCTTTGGGGAACAGGAATTTGGGGATCGTTCCCGCACCCGCTTTTTGATAGAGCTTGATGTGCTGCTTGATGAAGTCACCGGGTAAGGTACTCCGCAAGTGCTCATCGAGTTTGTCGCCGGCGACGATCGTCTTTGCCTTCGCCATCGCTTGTGCGTAACCGGGTTTGGCATCAAACAAGTAGTGGTGGAAACCGTCGAACTGGCTTCGGTCGGTGAGCCAAACGGCGATCGCCAGCTTGGCAAGCTCACAGGATTCGCGATGGCTGGCATGGGTGGAACGGATGGTCGGGTTGCACTTGCCGTCTAGCGGGACCGGCAGCGTGATCACCGCGAGGCGATCGCCGTACTGTTTTCGAACCTTTTCGATCGTCGCGTGAGTTCGCTGGCAATGGGGGCAGGTGTAGTCATACATCTCCACCAGGACGAACTGCGCATCGGAATTTCCCAGCAGCGGCCAGCTGGCGGTGTCCAGTTTGGTTCCGTTGAGAATACTGACGGTGTGGGGTTGGCCGGCCGGTTCGGTGACTTGCAGCGTCAACAGCGCCGCCGGATGGGCCAGCATTCCGAGGACGGACTGCAGTTCACGGCCGAGTTGGTGAATCGGCTGACTTGAATCCGCGTTCAAATTTGCGACCGGTGATTCGAAAAGCATCTCGTCTTGCGTTTCGACCGGTGACGTCGTGGGTGTTCCAAGCTGGGCCGGAACGGGATCGGCATACTCGATCACTTCGAACGTTTCCGGTTCTGCGTTCATGCTTTGCAGAGCAATCAAACCCGCGATCGAGAGGGTTGCGAAACCAGCCGTCCACTTCAATCCGGGTGACGTGATCGGGCGGTTCCACAAGAACGTGGTGGCGAGAACGATCCCGCAGCCGTGTGCGACGAGGCAGTAGGGACAAAGGTGATTGAGCGAGAAGATTTGCAGTCCGACAAACCAAATCGCAGCCATGCCGGCGGTCAGCGACGCAGCGCCCAAGACGGACGCACGTGTTCTCGTGGCGGACTCCGACCCCGGATTCCAAAGCAGTAGTGAGAGAACCGTGGAGTACAACACCAGCGCCGGAACGCTGACCGGCAGGGACAACACCGTCGACCAACGGCTGTGCAGCACATGTTCACAATTGAAGACGCTGCCGCCATCACAACCGGCGACGGGGGACGCGGTGAAGGACGACCACGCCAGGTAGCCGCTCGTTCCCAGGGCGACGACGCTGACGATCAGCATCACCCACCACGCTCGCGCGTCGATTCGGAAGGGGTGGTTCACCGTCTCCCTGCTCGCCGCACGGGGGCGCAACAGACGTCGTTTTTCGTGGCCGATCGGAAGATAGGTGGGGTAAAGATTGCCGGCGGACATCGCGGAGCTCCGAAACAAGCGGTCGTACATGGTGCGGGAGAGAAGGTGCTCAAAAACCTCCGCATCACTCATTGCAGAATTCGTGCCAACCGTTGAGCAATCCTAAAACGCTGTGGAAATCCGCGATCCGGGGAAAGGGAATGGAGCCCGAGGTGCCAAGCTGATTCCCTAGCAATCAATTGGCTACCGATTACGTGCCGGGGCACCCCTTCGTCGCCGACAATCCGCCGGCTGGAAAAAATCTTCTTTCACCGGTCAGTTCTTTGCCGGCGTCCGTGTTTTCGCTGGCCACGCCGGAACGCCGGCGACACACGTCACGTCTCCGGCATGTGGGGGATTGGCCAAAAGATTTGTTGGTCAAAAGATGGGAGTCGTGCACGGTGACGAATCCGCGTCAGACTTGAAGGGCACGGGCATAAGTGTTGGTGTGCAGGCTTTAGCCGCCCACTGTCGCTGCGTAGCAGCGACCGGGAATCGCCTGAAGGCTAACACCAACGGTGGCTGAATCTCATTCTGCTTACGCCCGTACCATTCGCGTCAGGCATCTTTTGACCCACCCCTTTTTTGACCCATCCCTTTTTTGACCCATAATCGGGGCCTGGCGTGCAAGCGGTGTCGGATCATCTGTCATGATGCACCGTTGTTTGCCCTCAATCTCAACGCTTCCGATCTGCAATGCCGATGCTCCCGATCAAACTGTCGATCCATTCTACGCCAGCCTGGCCACCACTCGCTCGTTGGTGGTGGGTCGCCAGCGTCGCGTTTGCGATGCTCCAAACCGGAGGCCACGCGATCGCGCAGCCGTCCACTCCGGTCGCCATGGACGAGGCGATGGCGGAGTCGTGGGCGGGACTGGTGCTGAAGGGTGTCGACACCGAATTTCCCAACAAGCTGTCATTGGTCTATCTGAACAAGGATCAAATCAAAGCACCGCGTGAGCATTTTCCGGCGTTTTACGGGTGTTATGACTGGCACAGCAGCGTGCACGGGCATTGGGTGCTGGTTCGGTTGTTGAAAGACTATCCCGGTATGCAATCGGTACCTCGAATACGCGAGGTGCTGTCGCGACACCTGTCCGACGAGAACTTGAAACAGGAGGCTGCGTTTTTTGCCCGGGGCGAGCAGAAGACGTTCGAGCGGATGTATGGCTGGTCGTGGTTGTTTCGCTTGGTCATCGAACTCGACGGCTGGGACGATGCGGACGCGAGACGCTGGCGGGAGAATCTGCGGCCGCTGGAAGAAGTCTTGGCGCGACGCGTGAATGACTATCTGCCGAAGTTGACGTTTCCGATTCGAACCGGCCAGCACACCGACACGGGATTCGCTTTGGGACAGATCTTGGATTACGCCCGTGCGATGGAAATGCCGGAGTTGCAGGCTTTGGTCATCGATCGAGCGAAAGAGTACTTTGCAACCGACCTCGACTACCCCGTGCACTATGAACCCTCCGGGCACGATTTTTTCTCATCATGTTGGAACGAAGCCGATTTGATGCGTCGGGTGTTATCGGAACAAGCGTTCGAGGACTGGCTGGCCCGGTTTGTGCCTGAGCTGGCAACGCAACTGACCGACGGAACGATCGCGCCGGTTGCAGTCAGCGATGTGACGGATCCGAAAATCGTTCACTTGGCGGGATTGAATTTGAACCGCGCCTGGTGTCTGCGTTCGGTTGCGTCGGCGCTGCGCGACGATCATCCACTCAAACGTGTCTTGGTAGAGAACGCGGAGTCGCATCTCGCGGCGGGATTGGCGTACATCAACAGCGGGCACTACGAGGGCGATCACTGGTTGGCGACGTTCGGGTTGTACGCGATCGCGGGCGTCGGAGTTGCCGATGGTCGACCGTGATGCGACGGTAGGCCAGCCGCGAGCCCGGTTTCGAATCGGCCCGGGGTTGCTGGTCACCGCGGCGTTCATCGGGCCGGGCACCGTCGTGACGGCCAGCCGGGCCGGCGCCCAATTCGGATGCGAATTGCTGTGGACGATTCTGTTCGCCAGCTTGGGGACGATCGTGCTTCAATCGCTCGCGGCCCGCTTGGGAATCACCAGCGGCGCGGGTTTGGGCGAATCGATCCGACAATCACTTTCACAGTCGCGTCTGCTGCGTCCGGCGATGGTGTTGGTGATCGCGGCGATCGGTGTGGGCAACGCGGCGTATCAGACGGGAAATCTAACCGGAGCGGCGGCGGGCATCACTTCGGTGACTCATGGTGACGCCGTCGTTTGGTTGATCATTCTGATCGCATTGACGTCGGGCGTGATTTGGCTGGGACGTTACAAGATATTGCACCGCGTCTTGGTCGTCTGGGTGATTCTTCTGAGTGTCTCGTTCCTGGTCGCCGGCGTGATCTCCATGCCGTCTGCGACACAGATTTTGCACGGGCTTTTCCTGCCGCGACTCAGCGCCGAAAACCTGACGATCGTGATCGCGTTGATCGGCACGACGATTGTGCCGTACAACTTGTTTTTGCATGCCAGCGGCGCCGCGGCAACGTGGCGGGGTGTCGATCCGGTTCTGGCGACCAGGCAATCGGACTGGGACACCGGGCTATCGGTTGCGCTGGGCGGATTGGTGACGGCGTCGATCTTGGTGACCGCAAGCACCGCGTTTCACGAGACCGGGACGGCTTGGACATCGATCGATCAAATCGCCCAGCAGCTTCAACCCGCTCTGGGCCGGGGCGGCGGTGTCGCATTCGCGCTGGGGCTGTTTGCGGCCGGGCTGACCAGCGCGGTCACGGCGCCGATCGCGACCGCGTACGCGATCTGTGGTTCGTTGGATTGGAAAGCGGATCCATCGAGCCGACGCTTTCGAGTGATCGCGCTGGGCGTGGTGTTGGCCGGCGGACTGGTCGCGATCTGGTTCGGCAAGAGTCCCGCACTGACGATCCAATTCGCACAAGTTGCCAACGGGTTATTGTTGCCGATCGTCGCCTGTTTTCTGTTGCTGGTGGTGATTTGGCGTGGACGCACGACCGGAGAAAGGGTTGGACGGGTGCGTCAATTTTTGGCCGCGCTCGTCGTGTGTGGCGTCGCGCTGTTGGGGCTTTGGCGAATCGTCGGCGTGTTTCGGTAAATGGTGTTGCGATTAAATGTGCCGAGTCCGAATGGAGTTGTAATCTTCGTTGGTGTCTCGCTGCATAACGCAACCCCAATGCCTCGCGCTTTGACGCCATGCGGGGTGTTGCTTGTTAGCGGTAGGGCGCGAGCCCTCCGGTCTTTCACGGTGTTTTTGAAGCGCGACCGGACGGCTCGCGCCGTTCCGCTAATACCTACAGCACCAACAAGGAGAGAAAAACGAGGTTCCGGCTGGTGCAACTGGGGGACATTCCAAACTTTGGAACGGGATGAATCGTTAGTGTTGACCGTCGGTGGTGTGATGATGGTGATGGGAATGATCGGGCGTTGCGGTCGCTGCTGCGGAAAACGGGGCTGGCTTGTAGGGGAGCGTCTGGTAGTCGGATTGGCCTTCGGTGATTCGGATGAACTGGTTCGCCTGCAGGTCTTCGAAGACCTGAGTCTTGCCGGTCGTGGGCCAAAACACTTCCAGACGCGCGATGCGATTCGTCTTTCCCAGTCCGATGTGTTGGCGCAGCGGGTTGCCGCCGAAACTGCCGCCGCTGTTGACCCAGCGATAGATCGAACGCGGCGTTGACGATTCGGTGGTGTCGACACGAATTCTGGCGCCGATCGCGGCCGCGTTGGACTTTGTGCCGACCAATTTGACGACGATCCAGTGGTTGCCAAACCCCGGGTTCTCGAACAGAGCGTTTCCATACGCGTCGCCGGCGAACCAGCCGCCGAGTTCGTGCAACACGTCCTGGTCTCCGTCGTGATCCAGGTCGGCCAGCGCGACACCGTGCCCTTTCTGTAAATGGCCGAATCCGCCTGCGGTGGTCACGTTCGAAAACGATTTTCCATCGACGTTGCGAAACATCTGATTGGGGACCAGGGCTTCGAAATTTGGAAACCCCGTTCCCAGGTAAAAATCCAAGTAACCGTCATTGTCCAGGTCGCCGAAATTGGACCCCATCGGTTGTGTCACCCGTTGCAAGTTTCTTTCCGCGGCAACTTCGTCGAACTCGCCCCTGCCGTCGCCTTGGTACAGGCAATCCATTTCCGTTCGATGGGGGATCTTCAAGAAGTCGGCGGCGATCGGGTCAACGCTTTGTGAGAAGCTTGCGACGAAGATGTCCAACGCACCGTCGTTGTTGTAGTCCCAAAACCAAAGCGGAAAACTCACGTTCGGGCCGGTCACTCCCAGTTCCGGTGCCACGTCGATGAAGCTGCCGTTTCCCAGGTTTCGAAACAGCCGATTGGGACCGTCCATATTGGAAACGTAGACGTCGGGAAACCGGTCGTCATCGTAGTCGCCCCAAACGACTCCCTTGGTGAATCCCGGATCGGCAATGCCGGCCTCCTTGCCGATTTCAACAAAGGTCCCGTCGGACTGGTTTTGAAACAGTTGGTTCGGGAAAGCTTCGTTGCCGACGTACAGGTCCAGGTCGCCGTCGTTGTCGTAGTCGGCCCACGAGGCGGTTTGTGTGGGATAGTTTTCTTCGGCCAGGCCGGCGTCGTACGTGACGTCACGAAAGTGACCATTGCCGTCGTTGCGTAAAAGCGAATTGGGGTGGCGGCCGGTGTCTCCCAACCAACCGCCGCGCAGAACGAACAGGTCGAGATCCCCATCGTTGTCGAAGTCGGCTTGCAGCAGATTCAGACCGCCATAGATGCCCAGCAGCCCGGCAGCTTCGGTTTCGTCGGAGTAGGTTCCATCGCCATGGTTGCGGTAGAAACGCAGCTGTCCTGCGGGGCTCCAGGACGAGACGACGAGATCCAAGAATCCGTCGCCGTCAAAATCATCCGCGATCGCTCCGCCAGCCAGACTGAACGTGTCCAGTCCTAAATCCGGGGCGCGATCGACGAACCGAGGGAACGTCTGTTCGGACTCGAACGCTTCGGGTGGGATCAGAAACGGTTCGGGGACTGCGTCGGGATAGCGACCGATCGCCATGTAGGAAAGGTTCAACAGCCACCGCGAGGGCAGATGGTCGGGCCGAGTCTCCAGCACACGAGAAAAGTAGGCGATCGCCCGCAACGCTTCTTCTTGATGGACATGGACTCCATCGTCTCGGATCGGAAAGATGCAGCTGTCCGCGGTGTGGTTGTCGATGCAGTTGTCATTTTCCGCTTTCCGCAGATGCGACACGCCGATGGAAAAGAACAGCTTGTCAAACACACTCTGCGGCACCTCGGCTTGGCGGAGCAAATTGAACGCCGCCTTCTGCTGTTCGATGCCCTGAGCCGTCCGGCCGAGGAAGACGTTTCTGCTGCCGATTTCAAACAGCAACGCTCCCCGCATTTCGAAGGCGTGTTCGGGTTGAGTATCGAGCTGTTGTTGTAACTCGATCAGGTCGGCGCTGCCCAGGAAGAAATTCTGCTCGGGGATCTCTGCTTTGATTTTCGCGAGGGTGTGCAACATCCGATCGTGCGAATCGTGGGAGGCAAGCTGCCCGCGATCCGTCGCCTGTGGATCGTCCGACGGTTGAGAGTGGCAGCCGGTCGATGCCGACAAGGCGATGATCAACACGGTCGCCACCATCGGGCAAGCCGCGCCCCAGGTTGATCGGGTCCGGCGAGAATCGGTGCGAAGTGATGTGATACTCCGACGCGTCGTTTGCCGCACGTATTGCATTGGGTTTTACTTCTGTCCGCGAGGGAGTTTGGTCGCCGCGCCGTCACCTTGGACGATCAAGTAATGAGCGTCGGTTGTCAGCGTGCCGATGTGATCGATCGAGCCGTCGGCCCAGACGACTTGAACGTCAGTGACTTCGTCGGACGATCCGACACCGGCTCGCAAGATGCGTTCGTTGCTACACAGATAGCCATCGCCCGACAAACACCACAACGATCGGTTTCGGCCGTCATGGGAAAACCGAACGAACGCGCCGGTCGCATCGCGCGAACAATCCCGCCCCACCAATCGAAAGGAGAGGTAGCGGTTGGTGGCGGGGGTTTGGTTGATCAACAGTCGAGCATGTTCGCGAGTGTGGGTGATGATCACGTCGTTGCGGTGATCCCCGTTGATGTCAACGGTCCACAGGGCACGGCCGACGTGATGGCGTGAAAAATAGTCTCCCCAATCATCGTCGTGGAGCAAAGAGAACTTGCCATCGCCGTGGCGCTGAAAAATCTGGAACGGCTGTTCATAGGCATACGCACCGTCGTCAAACTCACCGATATGACCGTTCGTCACCACGATTTCGTCGGTCCCGTCACCATCCAGGTCGATCGCTTCGGTCCCGAATCCCACCGTTGCCAGGGTCGGTTGCAACATGCCGACCTTGCTGGTCTGATCGCTCCAAAACCCCGGCGCGACTTGTTCGTAGTAGATGTTGTATTCATTTGCGAAACCCGTCACGTACAAATCCAGGTCCCCATCGCCGTCAAAATCGCTGGACGCGATCCCCATGGAAGCTTGGGGCCGGGAGGCGGCGTCGACGGCAACGCCACGTGCGACCGCCGTTTGATCCAGCCGCATCGAAGTTCCGTCGGTTTGGGTTTCGACGGTTTGTGTCAACAGTTCATTGGACGACATGTCGTTGGCAAGAAAGATCGTCAGCGCGTCGGGTGCGAGCATGCCCGCCAGTACACCCATCGTTCGACCGGGTGAGATGTGGTCGGTCAGGCGATCGGTTGATTCGGAAAAACGACCCTCAGCATTTGCCAGATAAAGACGGTTTGCCTGGGCGCGAAATCGCAGCGGATGACAGGTCCCCAACTCTCCGGATTCGTTCGGGCACGGTCGGTCGGGGGCTTCCTCGGTTGAACAATAGTTGCCGATCACCAAATCGGAAATTCCGTCACCATTGATGTCCACAAACGCGGCACAGGTTGTCCATTCGGCCGGCGTTTCGTCGCCCAAAAGGTCGTCGCAATGGCTGAACGATCCGTCGCCGTTGTTCCGCAACAGCCGATTGACGCCGAGGTTGGCAAAGAACAGATCGGGGAAGCCGTCTTCGTTGAAATCGCCGACGCAACATCCCTGGCCAAAGTCGGTGTCATCGACATTGGCCAGCTGTGACACCCGCGCCAGTCGATCACCCATGTTTCTTAGCAATTCATTGGGGTGCGAGTCGGATTGCAGCATGGTTCCGCCCGCCCCCATCACGACGACATCCGACCAGCCGTCCAGATCGTAATCGATGGCCCCACCGCCGACGCCCGTCGACCGCGTCAGCGCGCCGCGTCGATCGTCGTCCGGATCACTGTCGGCACCGATGCCCGTCAATCCCCAGCGGGCACTTTCATCGCTCAGGCGGATTGCAACATCCGCAGAACCCTTCGGGACGCCTGCCAATCGCCGCGGCATGTCGACGTCGTCCGGTACCGGAACCGGCAGTTGCGACAGGTCGATGTCCAACTCATGGTTCCAACGGGTGGATTGCCAGCGTTGATCCTTCTTCAGACGGTTGATGATCTGTGTTCGGATGCCGGCCAGATCATCAGTGGTGTCGTCCGCGAGCGTCGTCGCAACCGCGGCCCACGCTTCCGCTTCCCAGTTTCTACCCAGACTCGAAAGCGACTGAGCGATCTGCAGGGCAATCCGTTGACTCGTGTACTCGCTCCAAGTGAAGGCGTTCAACTGTTTCCGCATCAGCAGCAGGTTCTGCACGCGGCGGTCGATCTGCTGCAGTTGGGCGTCCGATACCGAGCCAGAAAACT
Encoded here:
- a CDS encoding vitamin K epoxide reductase family protein produces the protein MSDAEVFEHLLSRTMYDRLFRSSAMSAGNLYPTYLPIGHEKRRLLRPRAASRETVNHPFRIDARAWWVMLIVSVVALGTSGYLAWSSFTASPVAGCDGGSVFNCEHVLHSRWSTVLSLPVSVPALVLYSTVLSLLLWNPGSESATRTRASVLGAASLTAGMAAIWFVGLQIFSLNHLCPYCLVAHGCGIVLATTFLWNRPITSPGLKWTAGFATLSIAGLIALQSMNAEPETFEVIEYADPVPAQLGTPTTSPVETQDEMLFESPVANLNADSSQPIHQLGRELQSVLGMLAHPAALLTLQVTEPAGQPHTVSILNGTKLDTASWPLLGNSDAQFVLVEMYDYTCPHCQRTHATIEKVRKQYGDRLAVITLPVPLDGKCNPTIRSTHASHRESCELAKLAIAVWLTDRSQFDGFHHYLFDAKPGYAQAMAKAKTIVAGDKLDEHLRSTLPGDFIKQHIKLYQKAGAGTIPKFLFPKATTAGSIESPDALIRLINQHLTS
- a CDS encoding DUF2891 domain-containing protein; translation: MPMLPIKLSIHSTPAWPPLARWWWVASVAFAMLQTGGHAIAQPSTPVAMDEAMAESWAGLVLKGVDTEFPNKLSLVYLNKDQIKAPREHFPAFYGCYDWHSSVHGHWVLVRLLKDYPGMQSVPRIREVLSRHLSDENLKQEAAFFARGEQKTFERMYGWSWLFRLVIELDGWDDADARRWRENLRPLEEVLARRVNDYLPKLTFPIRTGQHTDTGFALGQILDYARAMEMPELQALVIDRAKEYFATDLDYPVHYEPSGHDFFSSCWNEADLMRRVLSEQAFEDWLARFVPELATQLTDGTIAPVAVSDVTDPKIVHLAGLNLNRAWCLRSVASALRDDHPLKRVLVENAESHLAAGLAYINSGHYEGDHWLATFGLYAIAGVGVADGRP
- a CDS encoding Nramp family divalent metal transporter; the protein is MVDRDATVGQPRARFRIGPGLLVTAAFIGPGTVVTASRAGAQFGCELLWTILFASLGTIVLQSLAARLGITSGAGLGESIRQSLSQSRLLRPAMVLVIAAIGVGNAAYQTGNLTGAAAGITSVTHGDAVVWLIILIALTSGVIWLGRYKILHRVLVVWVILLSVSFLVAGVISMPSATQILHGLFLPRLSAENLTIVIALIGTTIVPYNLFLHASGAAATWRGVDPVLATRQSDWDTGLSVALGGLVTASILVTASTAFHETGTAWTSIDQIAQQLQPALGRGGGVAFALGLFAAGLTSAVTAPIATAYAICGSLDWKADPSSRRFRVIALGVVLAGGLVAIWFGKSPALTIQFAQVANGLLLPIVACFLLLVVIWRGRTTGERVGRVRQFLAALVVCGVALLGLWRIVGVFR
- a CDS encoding CRTAC1 family protein, which codes for MQYVRQTTRRSITSLRTDSRRTRSTWGAACPMVATVLIIALSASTGCHSQPSDDPQATDRGQLASHDSHDRMLHTLAKIKAEIPEQNFFLGSADLIELQQQLDTQPEHAFEMRGALLFEIGSRNVFLGRTAQGIEQQKAAFNLLRQAEVPQSVFDKLFFSIGVSHLRKAENDNCIDNHTADSCIFPIRDDGVHVHQEEALRAIAYFSRVLETRPDHLPSRWLLNLSYMAIGRYPDAVPEPFLIPPEAFESEQTFPRFVDRAPDLGLDTFSLAGGAIADDFDGDGFLDLVVSSWSPAGQLRFYRNHGDGTYSDETEAAGLLGIYGGLNLLQADFDNDGDLDLFVLRGGWLGDTGRHPNSLLRNDGNGHFRDVTYDAGLAEENYPTQTASWADYDNDGDLDLYVGNEAFPNQLFQNQSDGTFVEIGKEAGIADPGFTKGVVWGDYDDDRFPDVYVSNMDGPNRLFRNLGNGSFIDVAPELGVTGPNVSFPLWFWDYNNDGALDIFVASFSQSVDPIAADFLKIPHRTEMDCLYQGDGRGEFDEVAAERNLQRVTQPMGSNFGDLDNDGYLDFYLGTGFPNFEALVPNQMFRNVDGKSFSNVTTAGGFGHLQKGHGVALADLDHDGDQDVLHELGGWFAGDAYGNALFENPGFGNHWIVVKLVGTKSNAAAIGARIRVDTTESSTPRSIYRWVNSGGSFGGNPLRQHIGLGKTNRIARLEVFWPTTGKTQVFEDLQANQFIRITEGQSDYQTLPYKPAPFSAAATATPDHSHHHHHTTDGQH
- a CDS encoding FG-GAP-like repeat-containing protein → MPDLIQTMRRAVSDRNWDAAWEHAPHVLLLHPEDPERLTEVAIIAAQTGRTSQAAELMIRAARHSDFDPQRVENAIRANIDVGRLYDVIDLLQDAVQANPSDQSLRVKLVGFLKEAQRNVLIEPHYQTLVRNRSFDLQLLVALTDAESRKFSTQTVQWMIERNPDDRRIRLGEAIDLADNRKFEASQIVCREILERHPDFAPAQALLGYVLAVQHRESDLAAWSAGTSDDCMERVDYWLALGTWSAASHNHAQAARAFYEATRRDPNSSVAWTQLATSIRVLRSSGEKFSGSVSDAQLQQIDRRVQNLLLMRKQLNAFTWSEYTSQRIALQIAQSLSSLGRNWEAEAWAAVATTLADDTTDDLAGIRTQIINRLKKDQRWQSTRWNHELDIDLSQLPVPVPDDVDMPRRLAGVPKGSADVAIRLSDESARWGLTGIGADSDPDDDRRGALTRSTGVGGGAIDYDLDGWSDVVVMGAGGTMLQSDSHPNELLRNMGDRLARVSQLANVDDTDFGQGCCVGDFNEDGFPDLFFANLGVNRLLRNNGDGSFSHCDDLLGDETPAEWTTCAAFVDINGDGISDLVIGNYCSTEEAPDRPCPNESGELGTCHPLRFRAQANRLYLANAEGRFSESTDRLTDHISPGRTMGVLAGMLAPDALTIFLANDMSSNELLTQTVETQTDGTSMRLDQTAVARGVAVDAASRPQASMGIASSDFDGDGDLDLYVTGFANEYNIYYEQVAPGFWSDQTSKVGMLQPTLATVGFGTEAIDLDGDGTDEIVVTNGHIGEFDDGAYAYEQPFQIFQRHGDGKFSLLHDDDWGDYFSRHHVGRALWTVDINGDHRNDVIITHTREHARLLINQTPATNRYLSFRLVGRDCSRDATGAFVRFSHDGRNRSLWCLSGDGYLCSNERILRAGVGSSDEVTDVQVVWADGSIDHIGTLTTDAHYLIVQGDGAATKLPRGQK